A single window of Solanum dulcamara chromosome 5, daSolDulc1.2, whole genome shotgun sequence DNA harbors:
- the LOC129889172 gene encoding uncharacterized protein LOC129889172 isoform X2 — protein MDPLDRNKRNGEGINLRDGIGVEPLSMNQRNGMEGMNLSDETWMEPLSGNQRNGNLSGETWMEPLRRSQRNGEGMNLSDETWMEPLSRNQRNGEGMSWSDIICMEPLTRNQRNGDGMNLSDETWMEPLSRIQRNGMEGMTLSDETWMEPLGRDQTDGESMSLSDFICVEPLSRNHGVDLSNEICMEPLSRNQRNGDGMNLSDGIGMKRVPGGVEDDSVVKKIRLGEEFDEIFGSHKYTDENVALEKVKDEHLESKSQFMVFEKLDESIGHIGKMDILKRGGVKNGAVGAGEFIVGCQEGGLLSVPEEESHNAIQMSNWNLGNVNGGSELGFDFNVSVMEAANGSTLVGMLEDTQRIIELNEIRSDVSDHREERVNKGKAEQIEEIIPYVAFGNCKLELGVMTKDQDICGSSSLGGEKRYTREQKGKAKVDNTWLSLTTLPMELDLQHSKQQQEAVSTLLQLGSIQHRQSVDVLPMENAEVNLIAEHATRQKIALRERAPRFARFEAPHEGSSSPETKLPTWETIKDQGNTPDPFSTALKKIRECIPKRKDEKLVRREASPNPENKEFHCVFPSLLDLSLKTLAENAEAIVSLEGVPDILRRRLTELLCNSRKMSSHMLDLLIQGSPTQIRIKDCSWLTEEQFCNSFRDFDRRNLMVLQLDLCGQPTLDHVLGTTIAPASNSLPNLAILSLRGACRMSDRALETLVTSAPSLQSIDLSQCSLLTHTSIGIAANSLGSILKELCIDDCQSIDAIHILPSLEKMECLELLSVAGIHSVCDQFVSELLTARGHNIKQLDISRCQNLTDHSLKFIGDTCANLHSLNISNLSKLTDVGLQFLANGCRSIRKLIFCRNNFSDEGIAAFLEASGACLEELSLNNCSKITDVFINGHSNTVVQIIGLSMTQISDKISRFDGVEVLLKYSPVVTSSNS, from the exons ATGGATCCATTGGATAGGAATAAAAGAAATGGCGAGGGTATAAATTTGAGAGATGGGATTGGGGTGGAGCCATTGAGTATGAATCAAAGAAATGGGATGGAGGGCATGAATTTGAGTGATGAGACTTGGATGGAGCCATTGAGTGGGAATCAAAGAAATGGGAATTTGAGTGGTGAGACTTGGATGGAGCCATTGAGAAGGAGTCAAAGAAATGGGGAGGGCATGAATTTGAGTGATGAGACTTGGATGGAGCCATTGAGTAGGAATCAAAGAAATGGGGAGGGTATGAGTTGGAGTGATATTATTTGTATGGAGCCATTGACTAGGAATCAAAGAAATGGGGATGGCATGAATTTGAGTGATGAGACTTGGATGGAGCCGTTGAGTCGGATTCAAAGAAATGGGATGGAGGGCATGACTTTGAGTGATGAGACTTGGATGGAGCCATTGGGTAGGGATCAAACAGATGGGGAGAGTATGAGTTTGAGTGATTTCATTTGTGTGGAGCCATTGAGTAGGAATCATGGTGTGGATTTGAGTAATGAGATTTGTATGGAGCCATTGAGTAGGAATCAAAGAAATGGGGATGGTATGAATTTGAGTGATGGGATTGGGATGAAGAGGGTTCCTGGGGGAGTGGAAGATGACTCAGTGGTTAAAAAAATTAGGCTTGGTGAAgaatttgatgaaatatttggtTCTCACAAATACACTGATGAGAATGTTGCTTTAGAAAAGGTTAAGGATGAGCATCTAGAGAGTAAAAGCCAATTCATGGTTTTTGAAAAACTCGATGAAAGTATTGGGCATATAGGTAAAATGGACATTTTGAAAAGGGGAGGGGTCAAGAATGGGGCAGTGGGTGCTGGAGAATTTATTGTTGGGTGTCAAGAAGGTGGACTTTTAAGTGTACCAGAAGAAGAGTCTCACAATGCTATTCAAATGTCAAATTGGAACTTAGGGAATGTTAATGGGGGCAGTGAATTGGGTTTTGATTTTAATGTTTCAGTTATGGAAGCAGCCAATGGAAGTACTTTAGTTGGTATGCTGGAGGATACTCAGAGGATTATtgaattaaatgaaattagGTCTGATGTGAGTGATCACAGGGAAGAAAGAGTGAACAAAGGAAAGGCGGAGCAAATTGAGGAAATAATACCTTATGTCGCCTTCGGAAATTGCAAACTTGAGTTGGGAGTGATGACCAAAGACCAGGATATTTGTGGAAGTAGTTCATTGGGCGGTGAGAAGAGATACACCAGAGAACAAAAGGGAAAGGCTAAGGTTGACAACACTTGGCTGTCACTTACAACCTTGCCAATGGAGTTGGACTTGCAACACAGCAAGCAGCAGCAGGAGGCTGTTTCAACATTGCTGCAGCTAGGATCCATCCAGCATAGACAAAGTGTTGATGTGTTACCAATGGAAAATGCTGAAGTTAATTTGATTGCTGAACATGCAACAAGACAAAAAATTGCATTAAGGGAAAGGGCTCCTCGCTTTGCGCGCTTTGAAGCTCCCCATGAAGGCTCTTCTAGTCCGGAAACAAAATTGCCAACTTGGGAAACTATTAAAGATCAAGGGAACACACCCGATCCCTTTTCTACTGCATTGAAGAAGATTAGGGAGTGTATACCTAAACGAAAGGATGAGAAATTGGTTAGACGGGAAGCTTCTCCAAATCCTGAGAATAAAGAGTTTCATTGTGTGTTTCCTTCGCTGCTAGATCTTTCCTTGAAAACCCTTGCAGAAAATGCTGAAGCAATAGTTTCTCTTGAAGGTGTCCCTGATATCTTGAGGCGGCGATTGACTGAATTGCTCTGCAATTCTAGGAAAATGAGTTCTCATATGTTGGACCTTCTTATTCAAGGATCACCAACTCAAATTCGTATAAAGGACTGTTCATGGTTAACAGAAGAACAGTTTTGCAACTCATTTAGAGACTTTGATAGACGAAACTTGATG GTGCTTCAACTAGATCTTTGCGGACAACCCACACTTGATCATGTGTTGGGTACAACCATTGCTCCGGCTTCAAATAGCTTACCTAATTTAGCCATCTTGTCACTGAGGGGTGCTTGTCGGATGTCTGATAGAGCTCTGGAAACACTTGTTACATCAGCTCCTTCTCTACAGTCCATTGATTTGAGTCAGTGCTCCCTTTTGACCCACACTAGTATTGGTATTGCAGCCAACTCATTGGGATCAATTCTCAAGGAGCTCTGTATAGATGATTGCCAGAGCATAGATGcaatacatatattaccttCACTGGAGAAGATGGAGTGTTTGGAACTGTTGTCGGTAGCTGGAATTCATAGTGTATGTGATCAGTTTGTAAGCGAGTTACTTACAGCACGTGGTCATAATATAAAACAGCTTGATATTTCCCGCTGCCA GAATCTGACTGATCATTCCCTGAAGTTTATTGGAGATACATGTGCTAACTTGCattcattaaatatttcaaaCTTGAGTAAATTGACAGATGTGGGACTGCAGTTTCTCGCGAATGGTTGTCGATCAATCCGGAAACTCATATTTTGCCGTAATAATTTCAG